From a single Planococcus shenhongbingii genomic region:
- a CDS encoding dihydrofolate reductase: protein MISLMVAHDPNRVIGKDNQLPWHIPEDLAYFKKHTVGKGIVMGRNTFESIGRPLPKRRNIVVTRNSDYQAEGVDVVHTLEDAVRLAEEMHEEVMVIGGEQIFRSILPVADRLYITLIKQDFDGDTFFPEYGPEWTIVTESEEQLSGETPFVYQVLERHNSAGGHV from the coding sequence ATGATTTCATTGATGGTAGCACACGATCCAAACCGGGTTATAGGAAAAGACAACCAATTGCCATGGCATATTCCTGAGGACTTGGCTTATTTTAAAAAACACACAGTTGGAAAAGGCATTGTTATGGGCCGCAACACATTTGAATCGATTGGCCGGCCGTTGCCCAAACGCCGCAATATTGTGGTAACCCGCAATTCGGACTATCAAGCTGAAGGAGTCGATGTCGTTCATACCCTGGAGGATGCGGTTCGTCTTGCTGAAGAAATGCACGAAGAAGTGATGGTGATCGGCGGGGAACAGATTTTCCGTTCCATTTTGCCGGTTGCTGACCGCTTGTACATCACATTGATCAAACAGGATTTTGATGGAGATACATTTTTCCCGGAATACGGACCAGAATGGACAATTGTAACGGAATCGGAAGAACAGCTTTCCGGTGAAACGCCATTTGTTTACCAGGTTCTTGAACGGCATAATTCGGCAGGCGGCCATGTATAA
- a CDS encoding thymidylate synthase: protein MKQYLDLCQHILHNGAKKEDRTGTGTLSVFGHQMRFDLNEGFPLMTTKKTAFRLIVSELLWFIKGDTNVKTLLAENNHIWDEWAFAQWVESSDYTGPDMTDFGRRSQKDAAFAELYNEQMAIFQEKILNEEGFAEKYGDLGPVYGKQWRSWAKTDGGTIDQLKNVIESIKKNPDSRRHLVTAWNPEFIDDMALPPCHIMFQFYVADGKLSCQLYQRSADVFLGVPFNIASYALLTHLIARECGLGVGDFVHTTGDTHLYSNHLEQVNEQLTREPKKLPTLKINEEVTSIFDLELSDITIEGYDPHPRIKAPVAV, encoded by the coding sequence ATGAAACAATATTTGGATTTATGCCAGCATATTTTACATAATGGCGCGAAAAAGGAAGACCGGACAGGAACTGGCACATTAAGTGTGTTCGGCCATCAAATGCGCTTCGACTTAAACGAAGGCTTTCCATTGATGACAACTAAAAAAACGGCGTTCCGCCTGATTGTATCGGAATTGCTTTGGTTCATCAAAGGCGATACGAATGTCAAAACTTTACTCGCTGAAAATAATCATATTTGGGATGAATGGGCATTTGCCCAATGGGTGGAAAGCAGCGATTATACTGGCCCGGACATGACCGATTTCGGCAGACGTTCACAGAAAGATGCGGCTTTCGCGGAACTTTACAACGAACAGATGGCGATTTTTCAGGAAAAGATTTTGAACGAAGAAGGTTTCGCAGAAAAATACGGCGACCTGGGTCCGGTTTACGGCAAACAATGGCGTTCGTGGGCAAAAACGGACGGCGGAACAATCGACCAATTGAAAAATGTGATTGAATCGATTAAAAAGAACCCGGATTCAAGGCGCCATCTGGTAACGGCTTGGAACCCGGAGTTTATCGACGACATGGCGCTTCCGCCTTGCCACATCATGTTCCAGTTTTACGTAGCTGACGGAAAATTATCGTGTCAACTGTACCAGCGGAGTGCCGATGTCTTTTTAGGCGTGCCGTTCAATATTGCATCTTACGCTTTGCTGACGCATTTAATCGCGCGGGAATGCGGTTTGGGTGTGGGCGATTTTGTCCATACTACGGGAGATACCCATTTGTATTCGAATCATTTAGAACAAGTGAATGAACAATTAACGCGGGAACCGAAAAAATTGCCGACATTGAAGATCAATGAGGAAGTAACATCCATTTTCGATCTGGAATTGTCGGATATTACAATTGAAGGTTATGATCCGCATCCGCGCATTAAAGCGCCTGTTGCAGTTTAA
- a CDS encoding YpjP family protein, whose product MKKWWQKSLMIAVAVLTLGVISPNHLIWETLLDEKSHNDSQASTGNDKQYSYDWIDPSELYYSAQPSILETVHQSAEEQAYLKFGSKIGPVISDEFKTAILPNIQQAIDMHLAGLDGEKLRKLAISEKPSGDHAEKIFHIYDTETLKDAIRFHVRTEKKPLEGYFFNFHYHVADDNFQQHIALGDIYWSKNTPPKWLS is encoded by the coding sequence ATGAAGAAGTGGTGGCAAAAGTCACTGATGATTGCAGTTGCTGTTTTGACTTTGGGAGTAATATCCCCCAACCATCTGATTTGGGAAACTTTATTAGATGAAAAATCACATAACGACTCGCAGGCATCAACTGGCAATGACAAACAATATAGCTATGACTGGATTGACCCGAGCGAACTGTATTACAGCGCCCAACCGTCAATATTGGAGACTGTACATCAATCTGCTGAAGAACAGGCTTATCTGAAATTCGGTTCTAAAATCGGTCCGGTGATCAGCGATGAGTTCAAGACGGCCATTTTGCCGAATATCCAGCAGGCGATTGATATGCATTTAGCAGGATTGGATGGCGAAAAATTACGCAAACTGGCGATTTCAGAAAAACCATCCGGCGACCATGCAGAAAAGATTTTCCATATTTATGATACGGAAACTTTAAAAGATGCAATCCGTTTCCATGTCCGAACCGAGAAAAAACCGCTCGAAGGCTATTTCTTCAATTTCCATTACCATGTAGCGGACGATAATTTTCAGCAGCATATAGCACTCGGAGACATCTATTGGTCCAAGAACACGCCGCCGAAATGGTTATCTTAA
- a CDS encoding class I SAM-dependent methyltransferase: protein MKTIVTTAYRPNERTDRLAVKTAKDLSIPFVLRKKRSIEKIHAEECVDVLVAAKERLEFYPLGKTEPFFFHPNSSAFRTKRPIEEDPLIDVSGLEEGDVFLDCTLGMASDAIVASYRVGSRGRVIGCESHPAMAYVIKQGLQSYEAMPHLTDAMKQIEVMSNNAVDFLKTLEDNSIDVVYMDPMFTEEISEASNFKSIRASADNGQLTAEWVAEAVRAARKSVVLKAHFRSSDFETFGFNRRVRPNTKFHYGAIDCRIK, encoded by the coding sequence GTGAAGACAATCGTCACAACAGCATACCGGCCGAATGAACGGACGGACCGGCTGGCAGTGAAAACGGCAAAAGACCTTTCCATACCGTTTGTGCTGCGGAAAAAGCGTTCGATTGAAAAAATCCATGCGGAAGAATGCGTGGATGTGCTGGTTGCGGCAAAAGAACGTCTCGAGTTTTACCCATTGGGTAAAACCGAGCCGTTCTTTTTTCATCCGAATTCATCGGCTTTCCGGACCAAGCGGCCTATCGAAGAGGACCCGCTTATCGATGTATCTGGCCTTGAAGAAGGAGACGTTTTTCTCGACTGTACGCTCGGTATGGCGTCAGATGCGATTGTGGCATCATACCGAGTAGGCAGCCGGGGGAGAGTCATCGGCTGTGAAAGCCATCCGGCTATGGCATATGTGATCAAGCAAGGATTGCAAAGCTATGAGGCAATGCCGCATTTAACGGATGCTATGAAGCAAATCGAAGTCATGTCCAATAACGCCGTCGATTTTCTGAAGACTTTGGAGGATAATTCGATTGACGTGGTTTATATGGATCCGATGTTCACAGAAGAAATTTCAGAAGCCTCCAATTTCAAATCGATCCGGGCATCAGCTGACAACGGGCAGCTGACCGCTGAATGGGTAGCTGAAGCGGTCCGGGCGGCGCGCAAGAGCGTTGTGCTGAAAGCCCACTTCCGGTCTAGCGATTTTGAAACGTTCGGTTTTAACAGAAGAGTGCGGCCCAATACTAAATTCCATTACGGTGCCATTGACTGCCGAATAAAATAG
- a CDS encoding BrxA/BrxB family bacilliredoxin gives MNAYDEYMKGIVVPMRQELTANGFKELLTAEEVNEHMAEAKGTSLVVINSVCGCAAGLARPAVIEAIQATDAKPDHLVTVFAGQDKEATAQMRNYFDEIPPSSPSIAVLKDGELAYFIPREQIEDHDVDHIRDHLTQVLEQVKAQ, from the coding sequence ATGAACGCATATGATGAATACATGAAAGGCATCGTTGTACCGATGCGCCAGGAATTGACTGCCAATGGATTTAAAGAGCTTTTGACTGCTGAAGAAGTCAACGAGCATATGGCAGAAGCTAAAGGAACGAGTTTAGTGGTCATCAACTCTGTCTGTGGCTGTGCGGCCGGTTTGGCTCGTCCTGCAGTAATTGAAGCAATCCAGGCTACTGATGCGAAGCCGGATCATCTGGTGACGGTTTTTGCCGGGCAGGATAAAGAAGCAACTGCTCAAATGCGCAATTATTTTGATGAGATTCCACCTTCTTCACCGTCGATTGCGGTGCTGAAAGACGGGGAACTGGCATACTTTATTCCACGTGAACAAATTGAAGACCACGATGTAGACCATATCCGTGACCATTTGACGCAAGTGCTGGAACAGGTAAAAGCTCAGTGA
- a CDS encoding DUF4393 domain-containing protein — MPEENIITPDASVAGPAIEALRFSAHHEEIREMFSSLLATAMNSEEAEKAHPSFVEIIKQLSPDEAIIMSAMRTSGYHALLSVKSVDLEKGESFIELKRNFSNIPYLLGCKHPEMSSSYIENLSRLGLIEINNQTEVVDDYRYENLIYSPTIQQVVSGIDLSERKVEYSKYVSSRTEFGQKFVSACTTS, encoded by the coding sequence GTGCCAGAAGAAAATATTATTACTCCAGATGCTTCAGTAGCCGGTCCAGCCATTGAAGCTTTAAGATTTTCTGCTCATCATGAGGAGATCAGAGAAATGTTTTCTTCGTTACTGGCTACCGCAATGAATAGTGAAGAAGCTGAAAAAGCACACCCATCTTTCGTAGAGATTATTAAACAACTTTCACCAGATGAGGCAATTATTATGTCTGCTATGCGAACTAGTGGTTATCACGCATTACTTAGTGTTAAATCGGTTGATTTGGAAAAGGGAGAGAGTTTCATAGAACTTAAAAGAAACTTTTCAAACATACCTTACTTATTAGGTTGTAAACATCCTGAAATGTCATCATCTTACATTGAAAATCTTTCTAGATTAGGGCTTATCGAAATTAACAATCAAACTGAAGTGGTAGACGACTACAGATATGAAAATTTAATTTATTCTCCTACTATCCAGCAAGTTGTGTCTGGTATCGATTTGAGTGAAAGAAAAGTTGAATATTCAAAGTATGTCTCTAGTAGAACTGAATTTGGACAAAAATTCGTTTCTGCTTGTACAACTTCGTGA
- a CDS encoding RusA family crossover junction endodeoxyribonuclease, which produces MKKILFEILGDPVAQGRPRAGKTFTGKTVLYDPAKSRNFKEYVRMVAAQHAPKKLIEGPIHLNMDFYRSPPKKYQTKPKMALIESGQLLPTSKPDLDNLAKGVKDGLSKIIWQDDSQVVSMNVRKFYSMTPKVVVHISYFEEG; this is translated from the coding sequence ATGAAAAAGATATTATTTGAAATCCTGGGCGATCCAGTCGCTCAGGGGAGACCAAGAGCCGGTAAGACATTTACCGGCAAAACGGTTCTTTATGACCCAGCTAAGTCCAGAAACTTTAAAGAGTATGTCCGGATGGTGGCAGCACAACATGCGCCGAAAAAGCTTATAGAAGGGCCGATTCACTTGAATATGGACTTCTATCGTTCGCCTCCGAAGAAATACCAGACCAAACCGAAAATGGCTCTTATCGAAAGCGGCCAGCTCCTTCCTACGAGCAAGCCTGATCTCGACAACCTGGCAAAGGGCGTCAAAGATGGTCTTTCCAAAATTATCTGGCAGGACGATAGCCAAGTGGTCAGCATGAATGTTCGAAAGTTCTATAGCATGACGCCGAAAGTGGTTGTGCATATTTCGTATTTCGAGGAGGGGTGA
- a CDS encoding VOC family protein: protein MERQQNDPIPGTIISADLTVKTTDQVRDFYKQVIGWEHSGLSMGSYEDYVMTADDGTPVAGICHPESQNAGLPAVWLVYFGVKDLKTSIEACRTMGGKIHFESKELGRAGSYAVIEYPEGAYCAITQI, encoded by the coding sequence ATGGAGAGGCAGCAAAACGATCCAATCCCAGGAACCATCATTTCCGCTGATTTAACGGTAAAAACAACAGATCAAGTACGTGATTTTTACAAACAAGTTATAGGTTGGGAACATAGCGGTTTGAGCATGGGGAGTTATGAAGACTATGTCATGACCGCAGATGACGGAACTCCTGTTGCCGGCATTTGCCATCCTGAAAGCCAAAATGCAGGGCTTCCGGCTGTCTGGCTGGTTTATTTTGGCGTTAAAGATTTAAAAACAAGCATCGAAGCGTGCAGAACAATGGGAGGCAAAATCCATTTTGAATCGAAAGAACTTGGCCGGGCTGGAAGCTATGCGGTAATTGAATATCCTGAAGGAGCTTATTGCGCTATTACTCAAATATGA
- a CDS encoding conserved virulence factor C family protein, producing the protein MKIVTIEPTPSPNTMKVIIDQELPFGKSHNYHKDNLEGAPKEIQAILSIAGVKGVYHVADFLAVERLAKFDWETILAEVRRVFGDDSGHSNEEIEIDEHFGEIYVHVQQFKGIPLQVKVFDSHSEKRFAMPENFVAAMQAVLDPTEENYLLQRKWADYGVRYGEKEEIGLGMVEELAAAYPQERLDAMVEQNHSEEAEPIERGRKVTLEEFDVPDWETRFQLLEQMNEGELSDLALLAKALDDEKMSIRRQAAIYLGDIRDKAVVPLLEKAMRDKSWAVRRTAGDTISDLGFEEFEPIMMETLKDKNKLVRWRAAMFLYETGTEASLPALKEAENDPEFEVKLQIKMAIARIEQGEDAKGSVWKQMTEARQAMKEE; encoded by the coding sequence GTGAAAATTGTAACGATTGAACCAACACCAAGCCCGAATACGATGAAAGTCATTATTGACCAGGAATTGCCGTTCGGCAAAAGCCATAATTACCATAAAGACAATCTGGAAGGCGCCCCAAAAGAAATCCAAGCGATTCTTTCGATTGCCGGAGTCAAGGGCGTGTATCATGTAGCCGATTTTTTAGCAGTTGAAAGACTGGCCAAATTCGACTGGGAAACGATTTTGGCGGAAGTGCGCCGGGTTTTCGGCGACGACAGCGGCCATTCCAATGAAGAAATCGAAATAGATGAACATTTTGGGGAAATCTATGTACATGTTCAACAATTTAAAGGCATTCCTTTGCAAGTGAAAGTTTTTGACAGCCATTCTGAAAAACGCTTTGCGATGCCGGAAAACTTTGTTGCAGCGATGCAGGCAGTGCTGGACCCGACAGAAGAAAACTACTTGCTGCAACGAAAATGGGCGGATTACGGCGTCCGCTACGGCGAAAAAGAAGAAATCGGCCTAGGCATGGTAGAAGAGCTTGCAGCTGCCTACCCTCAAGAACGTTTGGATGCAATGGTCGAACAAAACCATTCCGAAGAGGCGGAGCCGATAGAACGGGGCCGGAAAGTGACATTGGAAGAATTCGATGTGCCGGATTGGGAAACCCGTTTCCAATTGCTCGAACAGATGAATGAAGGGGAACTCAGCGATTTGGCGCTCTTGGCAAAAGCTTTGGACGATGAAAAAATGTCCATCCGTAGGCAGGCAGCTATTTATCTAGGCGATATCCGTGATAAAGCGGTTGTCCCGCTACTGGAAAAAGCGATGAGAGATAAAAGCTGGGCTGTCCGTAGAACTGCTGGAGATACAATCAGCGATCTCGGCTTTGAAGAGTTCGAGCCAATCATGATGGAAACCTTAAAAGATAAAAATAAACTGGTCCGTTGGCGTGCGGCGATGTTCTTATACGAAACAGGAACAGAAGCATCATTGCCAGCATTGAAAGAAGCGGAAAACGATCCGGAGTTTGAAGTGAAACTCCAGATTAAAATGGCAATTGCCCGCATCGAACAAGGGGAAGACGCAAAAGGTTCGGTGTGGAAGCAAATGACCGAAGCACGACAAGCTATGAAAGAAGAATAG
- a CDS encoding ABC-F family ATP-binding cassette domain-containing protein, translating into MSHLNVTNLTKTVGAKTLFKDVEFSLYPGERAGLIGVNGTGKSTLMSILAEEIEADSVNMDHPKKYAITYLKQEPEFDESLTVLETVFSGDSPILALNRSYERALKNMMVDSSSTELQDELMKIQEGMEQENAWDINALAKTALTKLGIDMFDQLISELSGGQRKRVALAKALIEPADLILLDEPTNHLDAASTEWLQETLLRMNSAMLFVTHDRYFLDAVSTHIFELADQTMYTHKGNYGDYLENKAIRDEMAASSQQKLENRFRSELKWIRRGAKARSTKQKARIQRFEEIKENVQTENDNTSLELSMQSQRLGKKIIEGENLGMAFGDNVIFRNFNFLLQGGDRIGIVGPNGAGKSTLMKLIAGDYEPTEGKLDYGSTVKIAHFTQHLPEMNESQRMIEYIQEISSDYEAAKGVRLSATQMLERFLFPSNGHGTQIGKLSGGERKRLYLLKLLMEQPNILLLDEPTNDLDIQTLSVLEDFLENFPGVVITISHDRFFLDRIARKLWTTGTGEILEYQGLYTDFIKEKPVAAEEPKAAPVQEAPTPAKVEKPKKKMTFKEQQEYKTILDDISEVESQIEEREAEMAKAGSDFEILNKLTADIDALTARYDALIERWTHLQEMAES; encoded by the coding sequence ATGAGCCACTTAAACGTAACAAACTTAACAAAAACTGTAGGAGCTAAAACCCTTTTTAAAGACGTGGAATTTTCTTTGTATCCAGGTGAACGTGCAGGGTTGATCGGCGTAAATGGCACAGGGAAATCTACATTGATGTCAATTTTAGCTGAAGAAATAGAAGCGGATTCGGTCAATATGGATCATCCGAAAAAATATGCCATCACTTATTTGAAACAAGAGCCGGAGTTTGATGAGTCACTGACAGTGCTGGAAACGGTGTTTTCCGGCGACTCGCCGATTCTGGCATTAAACCGTTCCTATGAAAGAGCATTGAAAAATATGATGGTCGATTCCAGCTCTACGGAACTTCAGGATGAATTGATGAAAATCCAAGAAGGCATGGAACAGGAAAACGCTTGGGATATCAATGCGCTTGCAAAAACAGCTTTAACAAAGCTGGGCATAGACATGTTTGATCAATTGATCAGTGAGCTTTCAGGAGGCCAGCGGAAACGGGTAGCGTTGGCGAAAGCATTGATCGAGCCTGCTGATTTGATATTGCTTGATGAGCCGACCAACCATTTAGACGCGGCTTCAACCGAATGGCTACAGGAAACTCTGCTCCGCATGAACAGTGCCATGCTTTTCGTGACGCATGACCGGTATTTCCTGGACGCGGTTTCCACTCATATTTTCGAGCTGGCAGACCAGACGATGTATACGCATAAAGGAAATTACGGGGATTATTTGGAAAACAAAGCCATCCGTGACGAAATGGCAGCTTCATCCCAGCAAAAACTGGAAAACCGTTTCCGGTCAGAATTGAAATGGATTCGCCGCGGTGCGAAAGCCCGCTCGACGAAACAGAAAGCCCGCATCCAGCGCTTTGAAGAAATCAAAGAAAATGTACAGACTGAAAATGACAATACTTCATTGGAATTGTCCATGCAAAGCCAGCGCCTCGGCAAAAAAATCATTGAAGGCGAGAACTTGGGAATGGCGTTTGGCGACAACGTTATTTTCCGCAACTTCAATTTCCTGCTGCAAGGCGGTGACCGCATCGGAATTGTCGGGCCGAATGGCGCAGGAAAATCGACGCTGATGAAATTGATCGCCGGTGACTATGAGCCGACTGAAGGCAAATTGGATTACGGCAGCACCGTTAAAATCGCTCATTTCACGCAGCATTTGCCTGAAATGAATGAATCTCAGCGGATGATCGAATACATCCAGGAAATTTCAAGCGATTATGAAGCGGCAAAAGGAGTTCGATTGTCCGCTACGCAAATGCTGGAACGGTTCTTGTTCCCATCGAACGGCCATGGCACTCAAATCGGCAAATTGTCCGGCGGGGAGCGGAAGCGCCTGTACTTGCTGAAATTATTGATGGAACAGCCAAATATCTTATTATTGGATGAGCCGACGAACGATTTGGATATCCAGACCCTGTCCGTATTAGAGGATTTTTTGGAAAACTTCCCGGGCGTAGTCATCACGATTTCCCACGACCGTTTTTTCCTGGACCGGATTGCCCGCAAGCTATGGACGACCGGCACTGGAGAGATTTTAGAATACCAGGGCCTGTATACCGATTTCATCAAAGAAAAACCAGTTGCTGCTGAAGAGCCGAAAGCTGCCCCAGTGCAGGAAGCTCCGACACCCGCAAAAGTGGAAAAACCAAAAAAGAAAATGACCTTTAAAGAACAGCAGGAATACAAAACGATTCTTGATGATATCTCAGAAGTCGAATCCCAAATCGAAGAACGTGAAGCTGAAATGGCCAAAGCGGGTTCGGATTTTGAAATATTAAATAAGCTGACAGCAGACATAGATGCTTTAACTGCGCGATACGATGCGTTGATCGAGCGATGGACGCATCTTCAGGAAATGGCGGAATCATAA
- a CDS encoding HD domain-containing protein has product MHETIQQCETAVKKIYETFDASHDWQHIERVRQNAKAILKKEKADASIVELAVLLHDVSDPKYKKADEDLETDILESLKLSKEQNSQIKEIIQSVSFKGGHGAVPATIEARIVQDADRLDAIGAIGIARTFAYGGAKGRKLYNWEEEPRSEMTEDEYRSKPTSSATHFYEKLLLLKDQMNTETGKQIAEERHQFMLSFLKQLIKETDGNK; this is encoded by the coding sequence ATGCATGAAACCATACAGCAATGCGAAACAGCAGTAAAAAAGATTTATGAAACATTTGATGCAAGCCATGACTGGCAGCATATCGAACGGGTACGGCAAAATGCCAAAGCTATTTTAAAGAAAGAAAAAGCGGACGCGTCGATTGTCGAACTGGCAGTGTTGCTGCATGATGTGTCTGATCCCAAATACAAAAAAGCGGATGAAGATTTAGAAACGGATATTCTGGAAAGCTTGAAGTTAAGTAAAGAGCAGAACAGCCAGATCAAAGAAATCATCCAGTCCGTATCCTTCAAAGGAGGCCATGGTGCTGTGCCCGCTACCATCGAAGCCCGCATTGTACAAGATGCGGACAGGCTCGATGCGATCGGCGCCATCGGCATCGCGCGCACGTTTGCATACGGCGGCGCTAAAGGCCGGAAGTTGTATAACTGGGAAGAAGAGCCGCGAAGCGAGATGACTGAAGACGAGTACCGTTCAAAACCGACAAGCAGCGCAACTCATTTTTACGAGAAATTATTGCTGTTGAAAGACCAGATGAATACCGAGACAGGGAAGCAAATTGCTGAAGAACGCCACCAATTTATGCTATCCTTTTTAAAGCAACTTATAAAAGAAACGGATGGGAATAAATGA
- a CDS encoding cold shock domain-containing protein gives MHQGKVKWFNTEKGYGFIEYNDGDEVFVHFTGIQGDGFRTLQEGKTVSFEIIDGNRGPQAANVIEIES, from the coding sequence ATGCACCAAGGTAAGGTAAAATGGTTTAACACGGAAAAAGGCTATGGGTTTATTGAGTATAACGATGGTGATGAAGTTTTCGTCCACTTTACAGGAATCCAAGGTGACGGGTTCAGGACCTTGCAAGAAGGAAAAACCGTCTCTTTCGAAATTATTGATGGAAATCGTGGACCGCAAGCTGCAAATGTAATTGAAATCGAAAGTTAA
- a CDS encoding ATP-grasp domain-containing protein — MSATNNDGKLTAILGWSLPAIEAIDKLDRPYVVVGPPDFEGFAKENDINFVGWDFDRLNEGSEELYQILDDMDTKLAVPIYEETVEWAGALNARFFDDPRVFNRSLLLRDKGLMKRKAQMSGIKVGVFEEAYSKDDIHRFLKRVNDALIKIEGDLNDPIHIKPLNKAGTVGHMVIRDAADIEKIEEEFPYLMESHLDGQEFSCEAFIHDGQVKFLNITEYVKLGHSNFVPASPALEAYRPQILNEIQKLVDSFEISYGVIHPEYFISHDGTLNFGEVAARVPGGHIFDLIERAYGFNAFQAQILCSDPDTTAEELEAFFPEEVTSAKGYAGSLMVYPRVRLIEKLNVPDNLKADSYFEKHDLFIPVTSKVAERVGFGNHYGTLFFFGEDSDRMKELLKNYEKFDFYL; from the coding sequence ATGTCTGCGACGAATAATGATGGGAAACTAACAGCAATTTTAGGATGGAGCCTGCCGGCGATTGAAGCGATTGACAAGCTTGACCGGCCATATGTAGTAGTAGGTCCACCTGATTTTGAAGGATTTGCAAAAGAAAACGACATCAATTTTGTGGGCTGGGATTTTGACCGCCTCAATGAAGGGTCAGAAGAGCTTTACCAGATCTTGGATGACATGGATACCAAACTGGCAGTACCAATTTATGAAGAAACTGTAGAATGGGCAGGAGCACTGAATGCCCGTTTTTTTGATGACCCCCGAGTTTTCAACCGCTCGCTTTTGCTCCGGGACAAAGGTTTGATGAAACGGAAAGCCCAAATGTCGGGCATCAAAGTAGGGGTATTTGAAGAAGCTTATTCCAAAGATGACATCCATCGCTTTTTAAAGCGCGTGAATGATGCGCTGATCAAAATTGAAGGCGATTTAAACGATCCGATCCATATTAAGCCGCTCAATAAAGCTGGAACCGTTGGCCATATGGTCATCCGCGATGCGGCAGATATTGAAAAAATAGAAGAAGAATTTCCTTATTTAATGGAAAGCCATTTGGACGGGCAGGAATTTTCATGCGAAGCTTTTATTCACGATGGGCAAGTAAAGTTCCTCAATATTACAGAGTATGTTAAGCTGGGCCATTCCAATTTCGTACCAGCTTCCCCGGCACTGGAAGCTTATCGTCCACAAATTTTGAATGAAATCCAAAAACTGGTAGATTCATTTGAAATCAGTTACGGTGTAATTCATCCGGAATATTTCATTTCACATGATGGCACATTGAACTTCGGGGAAGTGGCAGCCCGGGTACCGGGAGGGCATATTTTCGACTTGATCGAAAGAGCATATGGCTTTAACGCTTTCCAGGCTCAAATACTGTGCAGCGATCCAGATACTACCGCTGAAGAACTGGAAGCGTTTTTCCCTGAAGAAGTCACTTCCGCTAAAGGCTATGCAGGAAGTTTGATGGTCTATCCGCGTGTCCGGCTGATTGAAAAACTTAATGTTCCGGATAATTTGAAGGCCGATTCTTATTTTGAAAAACACGATTTATTTATTCCTGTGACCTCTAAAGTAGCGGAACGCGTCGGCTTTGGGAACCATTACGGTACCTTATTCTTCTTTGGGGAAGACAGTGACCGGATGAAAGAGCTATTGAAGAATTACGAGAAATTCGATTTTTATCTTTAA
- a CDS encoding GNAT family N-acetyltransferase: protein MEPWFLRLREYFPAKEMKSEQHMKTLFEKKSDAYKLDESQNHTLVYFEKPDFLFIDYILVNSTSRGSGLGSKIIEKVKNKNKPIVLEVDPITPEDPESAKRVRFYQKQNFRKAPSIEYVRKHPVTGEKSVMDIFYWTPADTSEEWVLEKMMEAYEEVHAFDNEAFYGIEPQPAAQVLQLAEARRQQQAK, encoded by the coding sequence GTGGAGCCATGGTTTCTGAGATTGAGAGAATATTTCCCTGCCAAAGAGATGAAATCGGAACAACATATGAAAACATTATTCGAGAAAAAATCGGACGCCTATAAATTGGATGAAAGCCAAAACCACACGCTGGTTTATTTTGAAAAACCGGATTTTTTATTTATTGATTATATACTGGTTAACAGTACTTCACGAGGAAGCGGGCTGGGCAGCAAAATAATCGAAAAAGTGAAAAATAAAAACAAGCCCATCGTCCTGGAAGTTGATCCGATTACGCCTGAAGATCCCGAATCCGCCAAACGGGTACGTTTTTACCAAAAGCAGAATTTCAGAAAAGCTCCATCAATCGAGTATGTACGGAAGCATCCGGTCACCGGTGAAAAAAGCGTCATGGATATTTTTTATTGGACACCTGCAGATACATCCGAAGAGTGGGTTTTGGAAAAGATGATGGAAGCCTACGAGGAAGTCCACGCTTTTGATAACGAAGCATTTTACGGAATCGAACCGCAGCCGGCCGCGCAGGTTTTGCAGCTGGCAGAAGCCCGGCGCCAACAGCAAGCGAAATAG